Proteins encoded together in one Nostoc sp. PCC 7524 window:
- a CDS encoding glycosyltransferase family 2 protein: MQTPTTDNSANSDQVIASMLDQITPVILTYNEAPNIGRTLEHLSWAKNIIVVDSYSTDTTLGILDDYPQVQVFKRTFDTHAQQWNYGLEQVRSPWILSLDADYIVTDELITEMSTLPVDGTIDGYFVKFKYCVLGKPVRNTRILPPRQVLFRKSKAIYIDDGHTQVLQLTGKSTLLSAYIYHDDRKPFSRWLWSQERYTVLESKKILETPFSELDWVDRIRRQKILAPWMVFIYCLIIEGWIFDGWRGWYYVFQRVLAETILAIRLIEADKLK; this comes from the coding sequence ATGCAAACACCTACTACAGATAATTCCGCTAATTCCGATCAAGTGATTGCATCCATGCTAGATCAAATTACTCCTGTAATTCTTACCTATAATGAAGCCCCCAATATTGGGCGTACCCTTGAGCATCTCTCTTGGGCTAAAAATATCATAGTTGTTGATAGCTATAGTACGGATACAACCCTGGGAATTCTAGACGATTATCCACAGGTTCAAGTATTCAAACGGACATTTGACACCCATGCTCAACAGTGGAATTACGGTTTAGAGCAAGTGCGATCGCCTTGGATACTTTCTCTAGATGCAGATTATATTGTCACTGATGAGCTAATTACTGAGATGTCAACTTTGCCAGTAGATGGCACAATTGACGGCTATTTTGTCAAATTTAAGTATTGTGTCCTGGGTAAACCTGTACGTAACACGAGAATACTTCCCCCCCGTCAAGTGCTATTTCGCAAAAGCAAAGCTATTTATATTGATGATGGACATACGCAAGTTTTACAGCTAACGGGTAAATCAACTTTACTCTCAGCTTATATATACCATGACGATCGCAAACCCTTTAGTCGCTGGTTATGGTCGCAAGAACGCTATACAGTGCTGGAATCCAAGAAAATACTAGAAACTCCGTTTAGTGAACTTGATTGGGTTGATCGTATCCGCAGACAAAAAATTTTGGCACCTTGGATGGTGTTCATCTATTGCTTGATTATCGAAGGCTGGATCTTCGACGGCTGGCGTGGTTGGTATTACGTATTCCAGCGTGTGTTAGCAGAAACAATTCTCGCCATTCGTTTAATTGAAGCCGACAAATTAAAGTGA
- a CDS encoding Tex family protein, which produces MLNIPQILATELELKPYQIQNALELLAEGATIPFIARYRKERTGEMNEVQLRELADRYTYLTELEARKSVILKAIAEQGKLTDELQAKISSCFQKTELEDLYLPYRPKRRTRATIAREKGLQPLAELIKSLNIKNPISASLEAEATKYISETTGVKTVDEALKGASDILAEEVAEKADLRAYIRDYLLEDGVFLSRIKDDYPEGTTKFEMYRNYQIRVKNIAPHNMLALCRGEAEGVLNFDIGFDEDFILSYLESQEIKTKVRVIRDFYQGMLKDAFNRLMKTSLIGEVIADKKIYADIESIKTFETNLRELLLSAPAGMKPTLAIDPGFRTGCKVAIMGETGKFLEYQAIFPHQAAEQRTKAAQTLKNLIEKYHIELIAIGNGTASRETDEFVTQVLQALDRKPIKVIVNESGASIYSASKVALEEFPDLDVTVRGAISIGRRLQDPLAELVKIDPKSIGVGQYQHDVDQKLLKKKLDETVESCVNYVGVDLNTASKELLTFVSGITPTVANNIVAYRNQHGAFKNRQQLLKVAKLGPKAFEQAAGFLRIRGGDNPLDNTAVHPESYPVVQAIASDLNVPLNQVTQIAEKLPKANLKKYVTDTVGEPTLRDILKELEKPGRDPRAEFKYATFKEGIKEISDLQVGMELEGIVTNVANFGAFVDIGVHQDGLVHISQLADRFIDDPKKVVKVGQVVQVRVLEVNEKLKRISLSMKAIKGNRQ; this is translated from the coding sequence ATGCTGAACATTCCTCAAATCCTGGCAACTGAACTAGAACTAAAACCCTATCAAATACAAAACGCGCTAGAACTTTTGGCAGAGGGTGCGACAATTCCCTTCATTGCACGTTACCGTAAAGAGCGCACTGGCGAAATGAATGAAGTCCAACTGCGTGAACTTGCTGATAGGTATACATACTTAACAGAATTAGAAGCCAGGAAGTCCGTAATTTTAAAAGCGATCGCTGAACAAGGTAAACTGACGGACGAATTGCAAGCAAAAATCTCATCTTGTTTCCAAAAAACTGAACTTGAGGATTTATACCTACCATATCGCCCAAAACGCCGCACTCGCGCCACTATCGCCAGAGAGAAAGGTTTGCAACCTCTGGCAGAATTGATCAAATCTTTAAACATTAAAAATCCCATTTCTGCCTCATTAGAAGCAGAAGCCACGAAATATATTTCGGAGACAACAGGTGTAAAAACAGTAGATGAAGCATTAAAAGGTGCATCTGATATTCTGGCGGAAGAAGTAGCAGAAAAAGCCGATTTGCGGGCATATATTCGGGATTATCTGCTAGAAGATGGCGTATTTCTTTCCCGCATCAAAGATGATTATCCTGAAGGTACAACTAAGTTTGAAATGTACCGCAACTATCAAATTCGTGTGAAAAATATTGCTCCCCATAATATGCTGGCTTTGTGCCGGGGTGAAGCTGAGGGAGTATTAAACTTTGATATTGGCTTTGATGAAGATTTTATACTTTCCTATCTAGAATCCCAAGAAATTAAAACTAAAGTCCGGGTAATTCGGGATTTTTATCAAGGGATGTTGAAGGATGCTTTTAACCGTCTCATGAAAACTTCCCTCATAGGTGAAGTAATTGCCGATAAGAAAATTTATGCAGATATTGAATCGATTAAAACCTTTGAAACAAATCTGCGGGAATTATTGCTATCTGCACCGGCGGGAATGAAGCCAACCTTAGCTATAGATCCAGGGTTCAGAACTGGTTGTAAAGTTGCAATTATGGGAGAAACTGGGAAATTTTTAGAATATCAAGCCATATTTCCCCATCAAGCTGCTGAACAACGAACTAAAGCCGCTCAAACTCTCAAAAATCTGATTGAAAAATATCACATTGAGTTAATCGCCATAGGCAATGGTACAGCTTCCCGTGAGACAGATGAGTTTGTCACGCAAGTATTACAAGCACTAGATCGTAAACCCATAAAAGTCATAGTCAATGAATCTGGTGCATCAATATACTCTGCAAGTAAAGTGGCGCTCGAAGAGTTTCCCGATTTAGATGTGACAGTACGTGGTGCGATTAGTATCGGTCGGCGCTTACAAGATCCTTTAGCAGAACTGGTTAAAATTGATCCTAAATCCATTGGTGTAGGACAATACCAGCATGATGTTGATCAGAAGTTGTTGAAGAAGAAATTAGATGAAACTGTAGAAAGCTGCGTTAACTATGTTGGTGTAGACTTGAACACTGCTTCTAAAGAACTGTTAACATTTGTTTCGGGGATTACACCCACAGTTGCTAATAATATAGTGGCTTATCGTAACCAGCATGGAGCCTTTAAAAATCGCCAACAACTCCTAAAAGTGGCAAAACTGGGGCCGAAAGCCTTTGAACAAGCGGCTGGATTTTTGCGGATTCGCGGGGGAGACAACCCTTTAGATAATACAGCCGTGCATCCAGAAAGTTACCCAGTTGTGCAAGCGATCGCCTCCGATTTAAATGTACCCTTAAATCAGGTAACGCAAATTGCCGAAAAATTGCCAAAGGCTAACTTAAAAAAATATGTCACTGATACCGTTGGGGAACCTACACTGCGCGACATCCTTAAAGAACTAGAAAAACCAGGTAGAGATCCCCGTGCAGAATTTAAGTATGCCACCTTTAAAGAAGGGATTAAGGAAATCAGTGATTTGCAGGTAGGAATGGAACTAGAAGGAATCGTCACCAATGTTGCCAACTTTGGTGCCTTTGTTGATATTGGTGTACATCAAGATGGTTTAGTACATATCTCCCAACTCGCCGACAGATTTATCGATGATCCCAAAAAAGTGGTCAAAGTCGGACAAGTGGTGCAAGTGCGGGTGTTAGAAGTCAACGAAAAGTTAAAGCGTATTAGTTTGTCTATGAAAGCAATTAAAGGCAATAGGCAATAG
- a CDS encoding phage holin family protein, with product MLGTFLTVLATALSLLIVDLVVPGVNISNFPAALIAGLAIGLINGSIKPILSTLSLPLNFLTLGAFSLVVNGICFSLAAGLVPGFSVSGILAFILGPVVLSFANTFISKYFAEKNLALSGDIETKGELPSR from the coding sequence ATGTTGGGAACATTTCTTACAGTTCTAGCTACAGCCCTGAGCCTACTAATTGTTGATTTAGTTGTGCCGGGTGTGAACATTTCTAATTTTCCAGCCGCTTTAATTGCTGGTTTGGCAATTGGTTTAATCAACGGCTCAATCAAGCCAATTCTTTCTACTCTATCTCTACCACTTAATTTTTTAACGTTAGGAGCATTTTCTCTCGTCGTCAATGGTATTTGTTTTTCCCTAGCAGCCGGTTTAGTACCTGGGTTTAGTGTTAGCGGTATTCTTGCCTTTATTCTAGGCCCTGTTGTTTTATCTTTTGCTAACACTTTTATCAGCAAATACTTTGCAGAGAAAAATTTAGCTTTAAGTGGAGATATAGAAACCAAAGGAGAATTACCATCTAGATAA
- a CDS encoding YqaE/Pmp3 family membrane protein, with translation MKIVRFLLGLLIPPLGVFLTVGVGPTLVINILLTLLGWLPGSIHAIWVIAKHEEQVNAGRGIY, from the coding sequence ATGAAAATAGTACGTTTTCTTCTGGGTTTATTAATACCACCGCTAGGTGTTTTCTTAACAGTTGGAGTCGGGCCAACTTTAGTAATTAATATTCTGCTCACCCTTTTAGGTTGGCTACCGGGTAGCATTCATGCAATTTGGGTAATTGCCAAACACGAAGAACAGGTAAATGCAGGCAGAGGTATTTACTAA
- the gatB gene encoding Asp-tRNA(Asn)/Glu-tRNA(Gln) amidotransferase subunit GatB produces MTAATSVKTEYEAIIGLETHCQLSTNTKIFSNSSTAFGADPNTNIDPICMGLPGVLPVLNQKVLEYAVKAGLALNCQIAKYSKFDRKQYFYPDLPKNYQISQYDLPIAEHGWLEIELVDADGNPTRKRIGITRLHMEEDAGKLVHAGSDRLSGSTYSLVDYNRAGVPLVEIVSEPDIRSGQEAAEYAQELRRILRYLGVSDGNMQEGSLRCDVNISVRPVGQKEFGTKVEIKNMNSFNAIQRAIEYEIERQIAAVEAGERIIQETRLWEEGSQRTISMRTKEGSSDYRYFPEPDLAPIEVSEAQLNQWRSELPELPAQKRHNYESELGLSAYDTRVLTEEVSVAQYFESAIAAGANPKAAANWITQDIAAYLNKQKLSITEIGLTPANLADVITRIESGKISNAQAKQKLPELLTGLSPEQAFAGQELISDASVLEPIVDEVIAANPKELEKYRNGNTNLKGFFVGQVLKKTNKRADPKLTNELVDKKLNS; encoded by the coding sequence ATGACTGCTGCTACAAGTGTAAAAACTGAGTATGAAGCGATTATTGGTCTAGAAACCCACTGTCAACTCAGTACCAATACCAAGATTTTCTCTAATAGCTCTACAGCGTTTGGTGCTGACCCTAATACTAACATTGACCCTATTTGTATGGGTTTACCTGGGGTGTTACCTGTACTCAACCAAAAAGTTTTAGAGTACGCTGTCAAAGCAGGTTTGGCGCTAAATTGCCAAATCGCTAAATATAGCAAATTTGACCGTAAACAGTATTTTTATCCCGATTTACCCAAAAATTACCAAATTTCTCAGTATGATCTACCCATTGCGGAACATGGTTGGTTAGAAATTGAGTTGGTAGATGCAGATGGGAATCCCACTCGTAAGCGGATTGGGATTACGCGTTTGCACATGGAAGAAGACGCAGGTAAACTTGTCCATGCCGGCAGCGATCGCCTCTCCGGTTCTACCTATTCTCTGGTAGACTACAATCGCGCAGGTGTGCCATTAGTCGAAATTGTTTCCGAACCTGATATTCGTTCTGGACAAGAAGCGGCGGAATATGCCCAAGAACTACGCCGGATTTTGCGCTATCTGGGTGTGAGTGATGGCAATATGCAAGAAGGTTCTCTACGCTGTGATGTCAACATCTCAGTGCGTCCCGTGGGACAAAAAGAATTTGGTACGAAGGTAGAAATTAAAAATATGAACTCCTTCAACGCCATTCAACGGGCGATTGAATACGAAATTGAACGCCAAATCGCTGCCGTAGAAGCTGGGGAACGCATCATTCAAGAAACGCGCCTCTGGGAAGAAGGTTCACAACGCACTATCAGTATGCGGACTAAGGAAGGTTCTAGCGATTATCGCTACTTCCCCGAACCAGATTTAGCACCCATTGAGGTGTCAGAAGCACAACTCAATCAATGGCGCAGCGAACTACCAGAACTACCAGCCCAAAAACGCCACAATTATGAAAGCGAATTGGGACTTTCGGCTTATGATACGCGAGTCTTGACAGAAGAGGTTTCTGTAGCTCAATATTTTGAAAGTGCGATCGCAGCTGGTGCTAATCCTAAAGCGGCTGCTAACTGGATTACTCAAGATATCGCCGCTTACCTCAACAAGCAAAAACTCAGCATCACAGAAATTGGCTTGACTCCCGCTAATTTAGCTGATGTCATCACCCGTATTGAAAGCGGTAAAATCAGTAACGCTCAAGCTAAACAAAAGTTACCAGAGTTACTCACAGGACTATCTCCAGAGCAAGCCTTTGCCGGTCAAGAACTCATCAGCGATGCCAGTGTCCTCGAACCTATCGTTGATGAAGTAATCGCTGCTAACCCTAAAGAACTAGAAAAGTATCGCAACGGTAACACCAACCTCAAAGGCTTCTTTGTCGGTCAAGTTTTGAAAAAGACCAACAAACGCGCTGATCCTAAACTAACTAATGAACTGGTCGATAAAAAACTGAATAGCTAA
- a CDS encoding hybrid sensor histidine kinase/response regulator, protein MTLNSATEFILIVDDNSTNLSVLKEALKSVGLRVRLAVDGESAIKQAQQELPLLILLDVEMPGINGFETCTLLKADPLTQDIPIIFMTALSDTANKVKGLSLGAVDYITKPFEKEEVLARVNVQLKLRELTKNLAEKNTQLLELTEDLEQIVTERTADLQKAQVKIVQQEKLSMLGQLVAGVAHEVNNPIGCLISNLAPAYEYAKSLSQALKLYQKYCPEILELQEELEELDIEFVLEDLPKLLDSMKLSTQRIKEISISLRNFSRLDADTKVLANLHLGLDSTLVILRHRLKALGSRPEIVVVKQYGDLPEVECYPGQINQVFMNLLANAIDAIEEKLEKSGKDFQPTIKVITEQPDEQRVIIRIVDNGKGINNDIRERILQPLFTTKPINKGTGLGLSIAHQIIVDKHGGKLSFISLPEQGTEFMIELPLGK, encoded by the coding sequence ATGACTTTAAATTCCGCAACAGAATTTATTTTAATTGTGGACGATAACTCCACTAACTTATCTGTACTCAAAGAAGCATTAAAAAGTGTAGGATTACGTGTGAGGCTAGCAGTTGACGGTGAAAGTGCTATTAAGCAAGCCCAACAAGAACTCCCTCTGCTCATCCTTTTGGATGTAGAAATGCCAGGAATTAATGGATTTGAAACCTGTACTTTATTAAAAGCAGATCCTTTAACTCAAGACATCCCGATTATTTTTATGACGGCTTTATCTGATACAGCCAACAAAGTCAAAGGACTGTCTTTAGGAGCCGTAGACTATATTACAAAGCCTTTTGAGAAAGAAGAAGTCTTAGCACGAGTAAATGTCCAGTTAAAACTACGAGAACTTACTAAAAATCTGGCAGAAAAAAATACGCAATTATTAGAATTAACTGAAGATTTAGAGCAAATAGTTACAGAACGCACAGCAGACTTGCAAAAAGCGCAAGTTAAAATCGTACAACAAGAAAAATTATCAATGCTTGGTCAATTAGTGGCAGGGGTAGCCCATGAAGTCAATAACCCGATTGGTTGCCTCATCAGTAATCTTGCCCCCGCTTATGAATATGCCAAGTCTCTATCCCAAGCTTTAAAACTTTATCAAAAATATTGTCCAGAAATACTGGAACTTCAAGAAGAACTAGAAGAACTAGATATTGAGTTTGTCTTAGAAGATTTACCAAAACTACTCGACTCCATGAAATTAAGCACTCAGCGCATCAAAGAAATTTCCATATCGCTGCGAAACTTCTCACGCTTAGATGCCGATACCAAAGTGTTAGCGAACTTGCATTTAGGACTAGATAGCACCTTAGTAATTTTACGCCATCGCCTTAAAGCTTTAGGGAGCCGCCCAGAAATTGTAGTAGTTAAACAATATGGTGATTTGCCAGAGGTAGAGTGTTATCCAGGGCAAATTAATCAGGTATTTATGAATTTGTTAGCTAATGCTATTGATGCCATAGAGGAAAAGTTAGAAAAGTCAGGTAAGGACTTTCAGCCAACAATCAAAGTGATCACAGAACAGCCTGATGAACAAAGAGTCATCATTCGCATAGTTGATAATGGCAAAGGCATAAATAATGATATTAGAGAGCGAATTCTTCAGCCATTATTTACAACTAAACCAATTAATAAAGGCACAGGTTTAGGCTTATCAATTGCTCACCAAATTATTGTAGATAAACACGGTGGCAAACTCAGTTTTATTTCGTTACCAGAACAAGGTACTGAGTTTATGATTGAGTTGCCTTTGGGGAAATAG
- a CDS encoding hybrid sensor histidine kinase/response regulator, translated as MSDSTINTGKTVSLGLVLVVPFVLQVFAAVGVTGWLSIRNGQKAVNDVATQLRRETSDRIKQQILTYLDEPHRMNQVIAASIQSKQISTDDPAILERYFWQLVQQKSVTFIQYATPKGEIVGVERTQDSQIVLRVRNASTAPNWNVYNLDAQGKRVKLIETRKFDPRTRPWYKEAVKTGTPTWSPFFARVASNYSSVAISPVQPIYSETGSLLGVLMGIFDIERIHLFLSSLEIGHTGQTFIIDRSGNLVASSVIKQPFAIKGKEIEQIKAKTSENSLIQATAETLQSLGKLSSINQSQQLEFKFNGQRQFVQVLPLQDSRGVDWLIVVVVPESDFMERIQANTRNTILLCLGALVLASVLGLFTSRWISRPILDLKQASVAIANGKLEQTVAEGNIAELGVLAKSFNQMAQQLRESFNALAKSNQELEQRVERRTLELKAAKEAADTANSAKSEFLANMSHELRTPMNGILGYAQILQHSEPLTEKGRRGVDIIYQCGSHLLTLINDILDLSKIEARKMEIYPQDFHFLSFLEGVAEICRIRAEQKGIAFIYQPDPHLPQGICADEKRLRQVLINLIGNAIKFTDAGGVTFSVQVLENPTDFHWLIRFQIQDTGVGMNQEQIQKIFMPFEQVGDTRKQAEGTGLGLAISQKIVSLMGSELQVASELGLGSNFWFDLQLQAAEEWAETLRVSLYGKVVGYNGAQRKVLVVDDKWENRSVIVNLLEPIGFVVAEASNGQEGLEQAKTYQPDLIITDLVMPVMHGFDLLRQLRQFDDLKNIVAIASSASVFDTDQFKSLEAGANDFLPKPVQADILLQMIQKHLQLKWFYEYRASNLNSGAKPTQTQVDIAEILPPKPEVITQLHDLAQKGDLDELAAIAAQLQTQDIKLIPFAKKIIQMADACQVKQVQEFVEQYLMKC; from the coding sequence GTGAGTGATTCAACAATCAATACTGGCAAAACAGTTTCCCTGGGTTTGGTATTGGTAGTGCCGTTTGTATTGCAAGTATTTGCGGCTGTGGGGGTGACAGGATGGCTGTCAATACGCAATGGACAAAAAGCTGTCAATGATGTAGCAACTCAATTGCGGCGTGAAACAAGCGATCGCATCAAACAGCAAATCCTGACTTATCTAGACGAACCTCACAGGATGAATCAAGTGATTGCCGCTAGTATCCAGAGTAAGCAGATTAGCACAGATGATCCGGCAATTCTAGAGCGTTATTTCTGGCAGCTAGTGCAACAAAAATCAGTAACCTTCATTCAATACGCTACCCCCAAGGGAGAAATTGTTGGAGTTGAACGCACCCAAGATAGTCAAATTGTTTTGAGGGTGAGAAACGCATCCACGGCACCAAATTGGAATGTTTACAACCTTGATGCTCAAGGTAAAAGAGTCAAATTGATTGAGACGCGTAAATTTGACCCCCGGACTCGACCGTGGTACAAAGAGGCAGTAAAAACAGGAACACCAACTTGGAGTCCCTTCTTTGCACGGGTTGCTTCCAACTATTCTTCTGTGGCGATTTCTCCTGTGCAACCAATCTACAGTGAAACAGGCTCACTGTTGGGTGTTCTCATGGGTATATTTGATATTGAGCGCATCCATCTATTCTTAAGTAGCTTGGAGATTGGGCATACTGGGCAGACATTTATCATAGATCGCTCTGGTAATTTAGTGGCTAGTTCAGTAATCAAACAGCCATTTGCGATTAAAGGCAAAGAAATTGAGCAAATCAAGGCAAAAACCAGCGAAAATTCCTTGATTCAAGCTACAGCCGAGACATTACAGAGTCTAGGTAAGCTGAGTAGCATTAACCAGAGCCAACAATTAGAGTTTAAGTTTAATGGTCAAAGGCAATTTGTACAAGTCTTACCCCTGCAAGATAGTCGGGGAGTAGATTGGTTGATTGTGGTAGTAGTTCCAGAATCAGACTTTATGGAACGCATTCAGGCTAATACCCGCAACACCATACTATTATGTTTGGGTGCATTGGTGTTGGCTTCAGTATTGGGTTTATTTACCTCTCGTTGGATTAGTCGCCCGATTTTAGATTTAAAACAAGCTTCAGTAGCGATCGCCAATGGTAAATTAGAGCAAACTGTAGCAGAAGGTAATATTGCTGAACTGGGAGTATTAGCCAAATCCTTCAACCAAATGGCCCAGCAGTTACGGGAATCTTTCAACGCCTTAGCTAAAAGCAATCAAGAACTAGAACAGCGAGTTGAACGACGCACCCTAGAACTCAAAGCTGCGAAAGAAGCCGCCGACACAGCCAACAGCGCCAAAAGTGAATTTTTGGCTAATATGAGTCACGAACTGCGTACCCCCATGAATGGGATTTTAGGTTACGCTCAAATTCTCCAACATTCCGAACCATTAACAGAAAAAGGCCGTCGAGGCGTTGACATCATTTATCAATGTGGTTCTCACCTGCTAACTTTAATTAACGATATATTAGACCTCTCCAAAATTGAAGCCCGCAAAATGGAAATCTATCCCCAAGATTTTCATTTTTTGTCATTTTTAGAAGGAGTTGCAGAAATCTGTCGGATTCGTGCAGAACAGAAAGGTATTGCATTTATTTATCAGCCAGATCCTCATTTACCACAGGGTATCTGTGCTGATGAAAAACGATTGCGTCAGGTTTTAATTAACTTAATTGGGAATGCAATTAAATTTACCGATGCTGGCGGCGTAACTTTTAGTGTACAAGTGTTAGAAAATCCTACAGACTTTCATTGGTTAATTCGCTTTCAAATTCAAGACACGGGTGTAGGCATGAATCAAGAGCAAATCCAGAAAATATTTATGCCTTTTGAACAAGTAGGTGATACGAGAAAGCAAGCAGAAGGCACAGGTTTGGGGTTAGCAATTAGCCAGAAAATTGTCTCACTCATGGGTAGTGAATTACAAGTAGCAAGCGAACTGGGACTAGGTAGTAACTTTTGGTTTGATTTGCAATTACAGGCAGCAGAAGAATGGGCAGAAACATTAAGAGTTTCCCTCTATGGCAAAGTAGTTGGTTATAATGGCGCACAACGTAAAGTATTAGTAGTTGATGATAAATGGGAAAATCGTTCTGTGATTGTCAACTTACTAGAACCTATTGGTTTTGTAGTAGCTGAAGCTAGTAATGGGCAAGAGGGTTTAGAGCAAGCTAAAACATATCAACCTGACTTGATTATCACTGATTTAGTCATGCCAGTGATGCACGGATTTGATTTGCTGCGACAATTACGCCAATTTGATGACTTAAAAAATATAGTAGCGATCGCTTCCTCTGCTAGCGTATTTGATACCGACCAATTTAAGAGCCTCGAAGCTGGTGCTAATGACTTTTTACCTAAACCAGTACAAGCAGATATCTTACTGCAAATGATCCAAAAACATCTGCAATTGAAATGGTTTTATGAGTACAGAGCCAGTAATTTGAATAGTGGTGCAAAACCAACTCAGACTCAGGTTGATATAGCTGAAATTCTACCCCCTAAACCAGAGGTAATAACTCAACTTCACGACTTAGCCCAAAAAGGTGATTTAGATGAACTGGCAGCTATTGCCGCACAACTGCAAACACAAGATATCAAGTTAATTCCCTTTGCCAAAAAAATAATTCAAATGGCAGATGCTTGTCAGGTAAAACAAGTTCAAGAATTTGTCGAACAGTATCTGATGAAATGCTAA
- a CDS encoding DevA family ABC transporter ATP-binding protein — translation MLETPAIVADPPLAIAISHLNHYYGEGSLKKQILFDINLEIQPGEIVIMTGPSGSGKTTLLTLIGSLRSVQSGSLQILGKELYGATKNEMVQVRRNIGYIFQAHNLLGFLTAKQNVQMPFEMNDRISAQAAEAKAIEMLTTVGLGERLNYYPDDLSGGQKQRVAIARALVHHPKLVLADEPTAALDSKSGRDVVNLMQKLAKEQGCTILLVTHDNRILDIADRIINMEDGYLVNL, via the coding sequence ATGCTAGAAACACCTGCAATAGTCGCAGATCCGCCTTTGGCGATCGCTATTTCCCATCTCAATCACTATTATGGTGAAGGTTCACTCAAAAAACAGATTCTTTTTGATATTAATCTAGAAATCCAACCAGGAGAAATTGTGATCATGACAGGCCCTTCAGGTTCAGGAAAGACTACTTTGCTGACACTAATTGGTAGTTTACGCTCTGTACAATCAGGTAGCCTACAAATATTAGGTAAAGAACTCTATGGTGCTACTAAAAATGAAATGGTACAGGTAAGACGGAATATTGGCTATATATTTCAAGCCCATAACTTATTAGGATTTCTGACAGCCAAACAAAATGTGCAGATGCCGTTTGAAATGAATGATCGTATTTCTGCTCAAGCAGCCGAAGCGAAAGCCATAGAAATGTTAACCACAGTTGGCTTAGGAGAAAGACTGAATTACTATCCTGATGATCTCTCTGGTGGACAAAAACAAAGAGTAGCGATCGCTCGTGCTTTGGTGCATCATCCTAAATTAGTATTAGCCGATGAACCAACAGCTGCTTTAGATAGTAAATCGGGACGAGATGTAGTCAATTTAATGCAAAAATTAGCCAAGGAACAAGGCTGTACAATTTTGCTGGTAACTCATGATAACCGTATTTTAGATATAGCTGATCGCATCATTAATATGGAAGATGGATATTTGGTAAATTTGTAA